The following coding sequences are from one Gossypium hirsutum isolate 1008001.06 chromosome A12, Gossypium_hirsutum_v2.1, whole genome shotgun sequence window:
- the LOC107943055 gene encoding haloacid dehalogenase-like hydrolase domain-containing protein Sgpp isoform X1 produces MTAGEISLQSNKSIPDLAPLEAVLFDVDGTLCDSDPIHHQAFQEMLLEIGFNNGVPIDEEFFIKNIAGRHNDDIAATLFPDDLPRGEKFLEDKEAMFRRLASDNLPPINGLYKLTKWIEDHGLKKAAVTNAPRPNAELMISKLGLKDFFDVVIVGSECEHAKPYPDPYLKALELLKVSKDHTFICEDSASGIRAGVAAGMPVVGLTTRNPENVLMEANPTMLVKDYEDPKLWSALEELDKKGDSLKTAA; encoded by the exons ATGACGGCTGGTGAAATTTCTCTTCAGAG CAATAAATCTATTCCTGATCTTGCTCCTTTGGAAGCAGTATTATTTGATGTTGATGGAACTTTATGTGACTCGGATCCTATCCACCACCAAGCCTTCCAAGAAATGCTCCTAGAG ATTGGTTTCAACAATGGAGTTCCAATTGATGAAGAATTCTTTATCAAAAACATTGCTGGGAGGCACAATGACGATATTGCTGCTACTCTCTTCCCTGATGATTTACCGAGGGGCGAAAAGTTCTTGGAAGATAAGGAAGCCATGTTTCGGAG GTTGGCCTCAGACAACTTGCCACCTATAAACGGATTATATAAACTAACGAAATGGATTGAAGATCATGGGTTGAAGAAAGCTGCTGTTACTAATGCTCCAAGACCTAATGCTGAACTCATGATCTCAAAACTTGGGCTCAaggatttctttgatgttgttatTGTTGGAAGCGAGTGTGAGCATGCCAAACCATACCCAGACCCTTACTTGAAGGCACTTGAACTACTCAAGGTGTCAAAGGATCACACATTTATATGTGAG GACTCTGCATCAGGGATAAGAGCAGGAGTTGCAGCTGGAATGCCTGTTGTGGGGTTGACAACCAGAAATCCTGAAAATGTACTTATGGAAGCCAATCCTACTATGCTTGTAAAGGATTATGAGGATCCGAAGTTATGGTCGGCCTTAGAGGAGCTTGATAAGAAGGGAGATTCTTTGAAAACAGCAGCTTGA
- the LOC107943055 gene encoding haloacid dehalogenase-like hydrolase domain-containing protein Sgpp isoform X2, producing MLLEIGFNNGVPIDEEFFIKNIAGRHNDDIAATLFPDDLPRGEKFLEDKEAMFRRLASDNLPPINGLYKLTKWIEDHGLKKAAVTNAPRPNAELMISKLGLKDFFDVVIVGSECEHAKPYPDPYLKALELLKVSKDHTFICEDSASGIRAGVAAGMPVVGLTTRNPENVLMEANPTMLVKDYEDPKLWSALEELDKKGDSLKTAA from the exons ATGCTCCTAGAG ATTGGTTTCAACAATGGAGTTCCAATTGATGAAGAATTCTTTATCAAAAACATTGCTGGGAGGCACAATGACGATATTGCTGCTACTCTCTTCCCTGATGATTTACCGAGGGGCGAAAAGTTCTTGGAAGATAAGGAAGCCATGTTTCGGAG GTTGGCCTCAGACAACTTGCCACCTATAAACGGATTATATAAACTAACGAAATGGATTGAAGATCATGGGTTGAAGAAAGCTGCTGTTACTAATGCTCCAAGACCTAATGCTGAACTCATGATCTCAAAACTTGGGCTCAaggatttctttgatgttgttatTGTTGGAAGCGAGTGTGAGCATGCCAAACCATACCCAGACCCTTACTTGAAGGCACTTGAACTACTCAAGGTGTCAAAGGATCACACATTTATATGTGAG GACTCTGCATCAGGGATAAGAGCAGGAGTTGCAGCTGGAATGCCTGTTGTGGGGTTGACAACCAGAAATCCTGAAAATGTACTTATGGAAGCCAATCCTACTATGCTTGTAAAGGATTATGAGGATCCGAAGTTATGGTCGGCCTTAGAGGAGCTTGATAAGAAGGGAGATTCTTTGAAAACAGCAGCTTGA
- the LOC107943054 gene encoding dynamin-related protein 1E, whose translation MATMESLIVTVNRIQRACTVLGDHGGDTNLPTLWEALPSVVVVGGQSSGKSSVLESIVGRDFLPRGSGIVTRRPLVLQLHKTERGLQEYGEFLHLPKKKFTDFSMVRKAIQDETDRMTGKSKQISPVPIHLSIYSPNVVNLTLIDLPGLTKVAVEGQPESIVQDIESMVRSYVEKPNCIILAITPANQDIATSDAIKLSREVDPTGERTFGVLTKLDLMDKGTNAIDVLEGRAYPLQHPWVGIVNRSQADIKKNVDMIASRWKEREFFASSPDYGHLASKMGSEYLAKVLSKHLESLIRARLPGITSLINKSIEELEAELSHLGRSVAVDAGAQLYTILELCRAFDRIFKEHLDGGRPGGDRIYGVFDHQLPAALRKLPFDRHLSLQNIRKVVSEADGYQPHLIAPEQGYRRLIDGALNYFRGPAEASVDAVHFLLKELVRRSIAETQELKRFPTLQAEIAAAASEALERFREDSKKTTLRMVDMESSYLTVDFFRKLPQEVEKGGNPTSSSVDRYAESHFRRIGSNVYSYVGMVSDTLRNTIPKAVVYCQVREAKHSLLDHFYIQLGKKEGKQLAQLLDEDPALMERRQQCVKRLELYKSARDEIDSVLWAR comes from the exons ATGGCGACAATGGAGAGCTTGATTGTGACGGTGAATAGGATTCAGAGAGCTTGTACGGTGCTCGGTGATCACGGTGGCGACACTAATTTGCCTACTCTTTGGGAAGCTCTTCCCTCTGTTGTCGTTGTCGGTGGCCAg AGTTCTGGAAAGTCATCGGTGTTGGAGAGCATTGTAGGACGCGACTTCCTTCCTAGGGGATCAG GCATTGTGACGAGGAGACCACTAGTTTTGCAGCTACATAAAACAGAACGAGGGCTACAAGAATATGGAGAGTTCCTTCACTTGCCCAAGAAAAAATTCACTGACTTCT CCATGGTTCGGAAGGCAATCCAAGATGAAACTGATAGAATGACTGGGAAATCCAAACAGATTTCTCCTGTACCGATTCACCTCAGTATCTACTCACCAAATG TTGTCAACTTAACATTAATAGATCTGCCTGGTTTAACTAAGGTTGCCGTAG AGGGACAGCCTGAGAGTATTGTTCAAGACATAGAAAGCATGGTTCGCTCATACGTTGAGAAG CCAAACTGCATCATCCTGGCCATAACTCCAGCTAATCAAGATATAGCGACATCTGATGCTATAAAGCTCTCTAGAGAAGTTGATCCAACAG GTGAAAGGACATTTGGTGTATTAACCAAGCTTGATTTGATGGACAAGGGAACAAATGCAATAGAT GTTCTTGAGGGAAGAGCTTATCCACTTCAACACCCTTGGGTTGGAATTGTAAACCGTTCACAAGctgatattaaaaaaaatgtcgACATGATTGCTTCTAGGTGGAAGGAGCGCGAGTTCTTTGCCTCTAGTCCTGATTATGGACATTTAGCTAGCAAAATGGGCTCAGAATATCTTGCAAAAGTTCTCTCAAAG CATTTGGAATCTCTAATTCGAGCTCGCCTTCCTGGCATTACTTCTTTAATTAACAAAAGCATAGAAGAACTTGAAGCAGAGTTGTCCCATCTTGGTAGATCTGTTGCTGTTGATGCTGGG GCCCAATTATACACCATCTTAGAGTTATGTCGAGCATTTGATCGAATATTCAAGGAGCATTTGGATGGCGG GCGGCCAGGTGGAGATCGCATTTATGGAGTTTTTGACCATCAGCTGCCAGCTGCTTTAAGGAAGCTTCCATTTGACCGTCATTTGTCACTGCAAAACATAAGGAAAGTGGTCTCAGAGGCAGATGGGTACCAACCTCATTTAATTGCTCCTGAGCAAGGTTATCGACGTCTCATTGATGGTGCACTTAATTACTTCAGAGGCCCAGCAGAGGCTTCTGTAGATGCT GTTCACTTTCTTTTAAAAGAGCTTGTAAGAAGGTCAATTGCAGAAACTCAG GAGTTGAAACGCTTTCCAACTCTCCAAGCTGAAATTGCAGCGGCTGCAAGTGAAGCATTGGAGAGGTTTCGTGAAGATAGTAAGAAGACAACTTTGCGGATGGTGGACATGGAGTCATCATACTTGACAGTGGATTTCTTTCGGAAGCTCCCCCAAGAAGTGGAGAAAGGTGGAAACCCAACTTCCTCATCTGTTGATAGATATGCTGAAAGTCACTTCCGCAGAATAGGATCAAATGTTTATTCTTATGTGGGGATGGTGTCTGATACGCTTAGAAATACCATTCCTAAGGCTGTGGTTTATTGCCAAGTGAGGGAGGCCAAACACTCATTGCTTGATCACTTCTATATACAACTGGGCAAAAAGGAG GGCAAGCAGCTGGCACAATTACTGGATGAAGATCCTGCATTGATGGAAAGGAGGCAACAATGTGTCAAGAGGCTTGAGTTATACAAATCTGCGAGGGATGAGATTGATTCAGTCTTGTGGGCCAGATGA
- the LOC107946720 gene encoding probable methyltransferase PMT14 isoform X1 — MEIYKQLNIFYCSLVDRVLWVPTLIMVSKHNPSGNKKRSPLSIFAVIGLCCFFYILGAWQRSGFGKGDSIALEVTKQADCSIFTNLNFETHHNDVEIVEPSKPKAQVFKPCDVKYTDYTPCQEQDRAMKFPRDNMIYRERHCPPEEEKLHCLIPAPKGYMTPFEWPKSRDYVHYANVPHKSLTVEKAVQNWVQFKGNVFKFPGGGTMFPQGADAYIDELASVIPIADGSVRTALDTGCGVASWGAYMLKRNVLAMSFAPRDNHEAQVQFALERGVPAVIGVLGSINLPYPTRAFDMAQCSRCLIPWTANDGMYLMEVDRVLRPGGYWVLSGPPINWKTYYQIWKRTKEDLKAEQKKIEELAEQLCWEKKYEKGDIAIFRKKVNDKSCRRNSANMCKPRGSDDVWYKKMETCITPFPKVSSASEVAGGELKKFPARLFAVPPRISKGLVEGVSVETYQEDNKLWKKHVNAYKRINRLIGTARYRNVMDMNAGLGGFAAALESPKSWVMNVVPTIGKDTLGVIYERGLIGIYHDWCEGFSTYPRTYDLMHANGVFSLYQDKCSFEDILLEMDRILRPEGAVIFRDDVDVLNKVRKIAGGMRWDTKMNDHEDGPLVPEKILVAVKQYWVGGIKGNSTSSAE, encoded by the exons ATGGAAATTTATAAACAACTGAACATTTTTTACTGTTCATTAGTAGATCG CGTACTTTGGGTTCCCACTCTAATCATGGTATCCAAGCACAATCCATCGGGCAACAAAAAACGGAGCCCACTATCTATATTTGCTGTTATTGGTTTGTGCTGTTTCTTCTACATTCTGGGAGCATGGCAGCGAAGTGGTTTCGGCAAAGGAGATAGTATAGCATTGGAAGTGACAAAGCAGGCAGACTGCAGTATCTTCACAAATTTGAACTTTGAAACACATCACAACGATGTAGAGATTGTTGAGCCTTCCAAACCAAAAGCTCAGGTGTTTAAGCCGTGTGATGTAAAATACACTGATTACACCCCTTGCCAAGAGCAAGACCGAGCCATGAAGTTTCCCAGGGATAACATGATTTACCGGGAAAGACACTGTCCCCCTGAAGAAGAAAAACTACACTGTCTCATTCCAGCACCCAAAGGGTATATGACACCATTTGAATGGCCAAAGAGTCGTGACTATGTCCATTATGCTAATGTTCCTCACAAAAGCCTAACAGTTGAGAAGGCTGTCCAGAACTGGGTACAGTTCAAAGGAAATGTGTTCAAATTTCCGGGAGGAGGAACTATGTTCCCTCAAGGTGCAGATGCGTATATTGATGAGCTTGCCTCTGTCATCCCAATAGCAGACGGTTCTGTCAGAACAGCATTGGATACTGGTTGTGGA GTTGCAAGTTGGGGTGCCTACATGCTGAAGAGAAATGTTCTGGCTATGTCTTTTGCACCTCGGGACAATCATGAAGCACAGGTTCAGTTTGCACTGGAGCGAGGTGTGCCTGCTGTAATTGGTGTTCTTGGATCCATTAATCTTCCATATCCAACAAGAGCATTTGATATGGCTCAGTGTTCTCGATGCCTAATACCATGGACTGCAAATG ATGGAATGTACTTAATGGAAGTTGATAGAGTCCTGAGGCCTGGTGGATACTGGGTGTTGTCTGGCCCTCCAATTAATTGGAAGACCTACTACCAAATTTGGAAGCGAACTAAGGAAGATCTTAAGGCTGAGCAAAAAAAGATTGAAGAGTTAGCTGAACAACTTTGCTGGGAGAAAAAATATGAGAAGGGAGATATTGCTATTTTTAGGAAAAAAGTTAATGACAAATCCTGCCGCAGGAATTCTGCCAATATGTGTAAACCTAGGGGTTCAGATGATGTTTG GTACAAGAAAATGGAAACATGCATAACCCCTTTCCCTAAGGTAAGTAGTGCAAGTGAAGTGGCAGGAGGGGAACTGAAGAAGTTCCCAGCTAGGCTTTTTGCTGTCCCTCCTCGTATATCCAAAGGACTTGTTGAGGGGGTCTCAGTTGAAACTTACCAAGAGGACAATAAGCTTTGGAagaagcatgtaaatgcttacaaAAGGATAAATAGATTGATTGGTACTGCAAGATACAGAAACGTGATGGACATGAATGCTGGTCTTGGAGGATTTGCAGCAGCTCTCGAATCACCCAAGTCTTGGGTGATGAATGTTGTGCCCACAATTGGCAAGGACACCTTAGGTGTGATCTATGAGAGAGGTCTAATTGGAATATATCATGACTG GTGCGAAGGTTTCTCTACGTATCCAAGAACATATGACCTTATGCATGCTAATGGTGTCTTTAGCTTGTATCAAGATAA GTGTAGCTTTGAAGACATCCTTCTGGAAATGGATCGCATTTTACGGCCTGAAGGAGCTGTGATATTCCGGGATGATGTCGATGTCCTAAACAAGGTTAGGAAAATTGCTGGAGGCATGAGATGGGACACCAAGATGAATGATCACGAGGATGGTCCCCTTGTGCCAGAGAAAATTCTAGTTGCAGTTAAACAGTACTGGGTTGGTGGTATCAAAGGAAACAGTACATCCAGTGCTGAATAA
- the LOC107946717 gene encoding expansin-like B1 has translation MALSLPSLLILLTTLLLTTEATTFIHSRAAYYPNSDEHGTDVGACGFGSFGATINGGDVSAASDLYRNGVGCGDCYQVRCTNSHYCSDKGVTVVITDQGSGPNTDFILSRRAFGRMAQTKDAAASLLALGVVDIEYRRVSCSYPNKNITIKIDENSNYPYYLAFVLWYQQGDKDITAVQLCETQNFVCKLLDRSYGAVWTTTSPPSGPLSLRMLLSGEDGDESWIVPVNNIPENWKAGETYDTGVQIDI, from the exons ATGGCTCTCTCTCTTCCATCCCTTCTGATCCTTTTAACAACTTTGCTTCTGACAACAGAGGCAACGACTTTCATCCATTCGCGAGCAGCTTACTACCCAAACTCTGATGAACATGGAACAGATG TGGGGGCATGCGGTTTTGGTTCTTTTGGAGCAACAATAAATGGTGGAGATGTATCAGCAGCATCTGATCTCTACCGTAATGGTGTAGGCTGTGGTGATTGCTACCAG GTGAGGTGCACCAACAGCCACTATTGCTCAGACAAAGGTGTGACCGTGGTTATAACCGATCAAGGCTCAGGTCCCAATACTGACTTTATCCTGAGCAGACGAGCCTTTGGTAGGATGGCTCAGACAAAAGATGCAGCTGCATCTCTATTAGCCCTTGGAGTTGTTGACATTGAATATAGGCG TGTTTCATGCAGCTACCCCAACAAAAATATTACTATCAAGATAGATGAGAACAGCAACTACCCTTACTATTTAGCATTTGTCCTATGGTATCAACAAGGGGATAAGGATATCACAGCTGTGCAGCTATGTGAG ACCCAAAACTTTGTGTGCAAGCTCTTGGATAGGAGTTATGGAGCAGTATGGACAACCACTTCACCACCAAGTGGTCCATTGTCTTTAAGGATGTTATTGAGCGGAGAGGACGGAGATGAATCTTGGATTGTTCCTGTTAACAACATACCAGAAAATTGGAAAGCTGGAGAGACATATGACACAGGAGTACAAATTGATATCTAG
- the LOC107946719 gene encoding non-specific lipid-transfer protein 8, producing the protein MMGSRIKISALGVIMLLLLIAPASNAAISCSVVIKDLRPCVNYLTKGSGKPPSACCAGASALASAASSSADKKAACECIKSASKNIKPNNQLAQALPSNCGITLPVAISPNVDCSKVG; encoded by the exons ATGATGGGTTCGAGAATCAAAATCTCGGCTCTGGGTGTTATTATGCTTCTGCTGTTGATTGCCCCAGCTTCCAACGCTGCCATTTCGTGCAGTGTTGTGATAAAGGACCTGAGGCCTTGCGTGAACTATCTTACGAAGGGGAGCGGAAAACCACCGTCCGCTTGTTGTGCGGGAGCCTCCGCTCTGGCATCCGCCGCCTCGTCGTCTGCCGACAAGAAGGCTGCTTGTGAATGCATCAAATCAGCGTCTAAGAATATTAAACCCAATAACCAATTAGCTCAGGCTCTTCCTTCTAATTGTGGAATCACTTTGCCCGTCGCCATTTCACCAAATGTCGATTGTTCCAA GGTTGGTTGA
- the LOC121211114 gene encoding pentatricopeptide repeat-containing protein At1g32415, mitochondrial yields the protein MRAITLSKASHSLLRYYLIHVRSQPIFSTHFLYVRSFESQSIFLNTHHSKLTFNDSQLLTLLSNHRLSEARNLLDRMPQRSNHGRVIHLTSLISKFSRIGFVNEAKALFEIMPERNIVSYNAMLSSFINCGRIGEARRLFDEMPERNVVSWTSMLCGLLESGRVLEGKRFFGSMPEKNVVSWNSMIGGLIKNGDLDEARLIFDAMPVRNIISSNTMIYGYAENCRMKEARDLFEVMEDRNVVTWTSMIAGYCRAGEVNEGYCLFCRMPERNIVSWTAMIGGFTWNGFYEEALLLFLETTNYEIRPNTETFVSLAYACAGMGFPCLGKQLHAQVIVAGLEYDDYDGRLSRSLIQMYSIFGITDFAYYIFNKNLNNSSVQSCNAMITGYVRTGQLEKAQYVFDISPIRDKISWTSMIDGYLSIGQVFQASNLFNNMPEKDAVAWTTMISGYVQNELFIEATALFLEMRAQGVFPLNATYSVLLGASGATANLDMGRQIHCMLEKTRYEFDLILENSLISMYAKCGLIDDAYNIFSTMVSRDLISWNSMIMGFSHHGLANETLRVFEAMLESGCHPNSITFLGILSACSHVGLISKALELFKSMSDIYRVEPGLEHYVSIVNLLGRAGRVKEAEEFVRSLPFEPDRAILGALLGVCGLSETGAEIANHAARKLLELDPMNAPAHVVLCNIYAARGLHIAEQKLRKEMGLKGVRKAPGCSWIQLNGRVHVFKSGDKLHQQADEVLLLLFGISDKSCKSISPRL from the coding sequence ATGCGCGCCATCACTTTGTCAAAAGCCTCGCATTCTCTTCTTCGCTACTATCTCATCCATGTTCGCTCCCAACCCATTTTCTCAACCCATTTCCTCTATGTTCGTTCCTTTGAATCTCAATCCATTTTTTTAAATACTCATCACTCAAAACTCACGTTCAATGATTCACAACTCCTCACTTTGCTATCCAATCATCGTCTCTCGGAAGCTCGTAACCTGCTCGACAGAATGCCCCAAAGAAGCAACCATGGCCGCGTTATTCACTTAACTTCTCTTATCTCGAAGTTCTCAAGAATTGGTTTTGTTAATGAAGCCAAAGCGCTGTTTGAAATTATGCCTGAGAGGAATATTGTTAGTTATAATGCTATGTTGTCGAGTTTTATAAACTGTGGGAGGATTGGTGAAGCAAGAAGGCTTTTTGACGAAATGCCCGAGAGGAATGTGGTTTCGTGGACTTCGATGTTATGTGGGTTGCTGGAAAGTGGTAGAGTTCTTGAGGGAAAGAGATTTTTTGGTAGTATGCCTGAAAAGAATGTTGTGTCGTGGAATTCTATGATAGGTGGGCTGATTAAGAACGGGGATTTGGACGAGGCAAGGTTGATTTTTGATGCAATGCCGGTCCGTAAcataatttcatcaaacactATGATTTATGGGTATGCTGAGAACTGTAGGATGAAAGAAGCTAGAGATTTGTTTGAGGTAATGGAGGATAGAAATGTGGTTACTTGGACTAGTATGATAGCAGGTTATTGCAGAGCTGGTGAAGTGAATGAAGGGTATTGTTTGTTTTGTAGAATGCCTGAGAGGAATATTGTTTCTTGGACTGCCATGATTGGAGGGTTTACTTGGAATGGTTTCTATGAAGAAGCCTTGTTGCTCTTTCTTGAAACGACTAACTATGAAATAAGACCAAATACTGAGACTTTTGTATCACTTGCTTATGCTTGTGCTGGAATGGGATTTCCCTGTCTTGGAAAGCAGTTACATGCTCAAGTAATTGTTGCTGGATTGGAGTATGATGATTATGATGGCAGGTTATCTAGGAGCCTCATTCAGATGTATTCAATATTTGGTATCACGGACTTTGcatattatatatttaacaaGAACTTGAATAACTCTTCAGTTCAATCTTGTAATGCTATGATCACTGGCTATGTTCGCACTGGACAGTTGGAAAAGGCTCAATATGTGTTTGATATATCACCTATTAGAGATAAGATCTCGTGGACTTCAATGATTGATGGTTATTTAAGCATTGGTCAAGTTTTTCAAGCTAGTAATTTATTTAACAACATGCCAGAAAAGGATGCAGTTGCATGGACAACAATGATTTCAGGCTATGTCCAAAATGAACTTTTTATAGAAGCTACCGCTTTATTTTTGGAGATGCGGGCGCAAGGTGTTTTCCCTTTGAATGCTACATATTCTGTTCTTCTTGGAGCTTCTGGAGCAACCGCAAATCTTGATATGGGGAGACAAATCCATTGCATGCTTGAGAAAACACGAtatgaatttgatttgattcttgaGAATTCCCTTATCTCCATGTATGCCAAATGTGGGTTAATAGATGATGCATATAACATATTCTCAACTATGGTGTCTCGGGATCTGATTTCATGGAATTCAATGATCATGGGATTTTCTCATCATGGACTAGCAAATGAAACTCTAAGGGTTTTTGAAGCGATGCTGGAATCTGGATGTCACCCAAATTCTATTACCTTTTTGGGTATTCTATCGGCATGTAGTCATGTAGGCCTTATCAGTAAAGCATTGGAATTATTTAAATCAATGAGTGATATTTATCGAGTTGAACCTGGTTTAGAGCATTATGTTAGTATAGTCAATCTGTTGGGCAGAGCAGGGAGAGTAAAGGAAGCAGAAGAGTTTGTCAGGAGTCTACCTTTTGAACCAGATCGTGCTATTTTGGGGGCATTACTCGGCGTATGTGGGCTCAGTGAGACAGGTGCTGAGATCGCTAACCATGCTGCCAGGAAACTGCTTGAGCTGGATCCAATGAATGCACCTGCCCACGTGGTTCTCTGCAATATATATGCAGCAAGAGGTCTGCACATAGCAGAGCAGAAATTGAGAAAAGAAATGGGATTGAAAGGAGTAAGAAAAGCCCCTGGGTGTAGTTGGATACAGCTGAATGGGAGAGTTCATGTGTTCAAGTCTGGAGATAAACTTCATCAACAAGCAGATGAagttttattacttttatttgggATTTCTGACAAATCATGCAAAAGTATTTCACCCAGGCTTTGA
- the LOC107946720 gene encoding probable methyltransferase PMT14 isoform X2 yields the protein MVSKHNPSGNKKRSPLSIFAVIGLCCFFYILGAWQRSGFGKGDSIALEVTKQADCSIFTNLNFETHHNDVEIVEPSKPKAQVFKPCDVKYTDYTPCQEQDRAMKFPRDNMIYRERHCPPEEEKLHCLIPAPKGYMTPFEWPKSRDYVHYANVPHKSLTVEKAVQNWVQFKGNVFKFPGGGTMFPQGADAYIDELASVIPIADGSVRTALDTGCGVASWGAYMLKRNVLAMSFAPRDNHEAQVQFALERGVPAVIGVLGSINLPYPTRAFDMAQCSRCLIPWTANDGMYLMEVDRVLRPGGYWVLSGPPINWKTYYQIWKRTKEDLKAEQKKIEELAEQLCWEKKYEKGDIAIFRKKVNDKSCRRNSANMCKPRGSDDVWYKKMETCITPFPKVSSASEVAGGELKKFPARLFAVPPRISKGLVEGVSVETYQEDNKLWKKHVNAYKRINRLIGTARYRNVMDMNAGLGGFAAALESPKSWVMNVVPTIGKDTLGVIYERGLIGIYHDWCEGFSTYPRTYDLMHANGVFSLYQDKCSFEDILLEMDRILRPEGAVIFRDDVDVLNKVRKIAGGMRWDTKMNDHEDGPLVPEKILVAVKQYWVGGIKGNSTSSAE from the exons ATGGTATCCAAGCACAATCCATCGGGCAACAAAAAACGGAGCCCACTATCTATATTTGCTGTTATTGGTTTGTGCTGTTTCTTCTACATTCTGGGAGCATGGCAGCGAAGTGGTTTCGGCAAAGGAGATAGTATAGCATTGGAAGTGACAAAGCAGGCAGACTGCAGTATCTTCACAAATTTGAACTTTGAAACACATCACAACGATGTAGAGATTGTTGAGCCTTCCAAACCAAAAGCTCAGGTGTTTAAGCCGTGTGATGTAAAATACACTGATTACACCCCTTGCCAAGAGCAAGACCGAGCCATGAAGTTTCCCAGGGATAACATGATTTACCGGGAAAGACACTGTCCCCCTGAAGAAGAAAAACTACACTGTCTCATTCCAGCACCCAAAGGGTATATGACACCATTTGAATGGCCAAAGAGTCGTGACTATGTCCATTATGCTAATGTTCCTCACAAAAGCCTAACAGTTGAGAAGGCTGTCCAGAACTGGGTACAGTTCAAAGGAAATGTGTTCAAATTTCCGGGAGGAGGAACTATGTTCCCTCAAGGTGCAGATGCGTATATTGATGAGCTTGCCTCTGTCATCCCAATAGCAGACGGTTCTGTCAGAACAGCATTGGATACTGGTTGTGGA GTTGCAAGTTGGGGTGCCTACATGCTGAAGAGAAATGTTCTGGCTATGTCTTTTGCACCTCGGGACAATCATGAAGCACAGGTTCAGTTTGCACTGGAGCGAGGTGTGCCTGCTGTAATTGGTGTTCTTGGATCCATTAATCTTCCATATCCAACAAGAGCATTTGATATGGCTCAGTGTTCTCGATGCCTAATACCATGGACTGCAAATG ATGGAATGTACTTAATGGAAGTTGATAGAGTCCTGAGGCCTGGTGGATACTGGGTGTTGTCTGGCCCTCCAATTAATTGGAAGACCTACTACCAAATTTGGAAGCGAACTAAGGAAGATCTTAAGGCTGAGCAAAAAAAGATTGAAGAGTTAGCTGAACAACTTTGCTGGGAGAAAAAATATGAGAAGGGAGATATTGCTATTTTTAGGAAAAAAGTTAATGACAAATCCTGCCGCAGGAATTCTGCCAATATGTGTAAACCTAGGGGTTCAGATGATGTTTG GTACAAGAAAATGGAAACATGCATAACCCCTTTCCCTAAGGTAAGTAGTGCAAGTGAAGTGGCAGGAGGGGAACTGAAGAAGTTCCCAGCTAGGCTTTTTGCTGTCCCTCCTCGTATATCCAAAGGACTTGTTGAGGGGGTCTCAGTTGAAACTTACCAAGAGGACAATAAGCTTTGGAagaagcatgtaaatgcttacaaAAGGATAAATAGATTGATTGGTACTGCAAGATACAGAAACGTGATGGACATGAATGCTGGTCTTGGAGGATTTGCAGCAGCTCTCGAATCACCCAAGTCTTGGGTGATGAATGTTGTGCCCACAATTGGCAAGGACACCTTAGGTGTGATCTATGAGAGAGGTCTAATTGGAATATATCATGACTG GTGCGAAGGTTTCTCTACGTATCCAAGAACATATGACCTTATGCATGCTAATGGTGTCTTTAGCTTGTATCAAGATAA GTGTAGCTTTGAAGACATCCTTCTGGAAATGGATCGCATTTTACGGCCTGAAGGAGCTGTGATATTCCGGGATGATGTCGATGTCCTAAACAAGGTTAGGAAAATTGCTGGAGGCATGAGATGGGACACCAAGATGAATGATCACGAGGATGGTCCCCTTGTGCCAGAGAAAATTCTAGTTGCAGTTAAACAGTACTGGGTTGGTGGTATCAAAGGAAACAGTACATCCAGTGCTGAATAA